One Rosa chinensis cultivar Old Blush chromosome 3, RchiOBHm-V2, whole genome shotgun sequence DNA window includes the following coding sequences:
- the LOC112195173 gene encoding carboxyl-terminal-processing peptidase 3, chloroplastic: MEPLCPNLDLKPTPCSPISPRFPKPTSLLLPPHRFSCSDRSVSRKWRVGAAKSEAHENSSQELFGSIRKGFLAFSVAAAASFSLCFDSPAMAESLTVAFPVSRTTEVNSVQRTLVEAWGLIRETFVDPTFNHQDWDLKLQQTMVEMFPLRSADAAYMKISGMLSTLGDPFTKIISPKEYQSFRIGSNGNLQGVGLFIGTEPRTGHLVVMSCVDGSPAARAGIHEGDELVEINGEKFNGVDTEAAVQKLRGRVGTTVTVKVHSGNDLGSDASIREVKLPREFIKVSPISTATIPHRTPDGHLTKTGYVKLSAFSQTAAADMENAIKEMKSQGVHSYILDLRNNPGGLVKAGLDVAQIWLDGDETLVNTVDREGNLLPINMVDGHAITHDPLVVLVNEGSASASEILAGALHDNRRATLVGHRTFGKGKIQSVTELHDGSALFVTVAKYLSPALHDIDQVGIAPDVQCTTEMLNSPKDSMLKEQKSSVSSLEADSCVLVAEHELDIQESKGTAS; the protein is encoded by the exons ATGGAGCCTCTTTGCCCAAACTTGGATCTCAAACCAACACCTTGCTCACCAATTTCGCCCAGATTCCCAAAACCCACCTCACTTTTACTGCCCCCGCATCGGTTTTCATGCTCGGATCGCAGTGTGAGCCGGAAATGGAGAGTCGGTGCTGCAAAGTCTGAAGCTCATGAAAACTCTAGTCAGGAACTCTTTGGGTCCATTAGAAAAGGCTTTCTTGCGTTTTCTGTTGCCGCTGCTGCCAGTTTTTCGCTCTGTTTCGATTCTCCGGCGATGGCAGAGTCGTTGACCGTTGCTTTTCCGGTTTCACGCACTACTGAG GTGAACTCAGTACAAAGAACTCTTGTGGAGGCTTGGGGTTTAATTAGAGAAACATTCGTAGACCCAACATTTAATCATCAAG ATTGGGATCTTAAGTTGCAGCAAACAATGGTCGAAATGTTTCCCCTTAGGTCAGCGGATGCAGCTTATATGAAGATCAGTGGAATGCTTTCTACTCTTGGTGATCCCTTTACAAAGATTATTAGTCCAAAG GAATATCAAAGTTTTCGAATTGGAAGCAATGGAAATCTACAAGGAGTTGGCCTTTTCATAGGTACTGAACCAAGAACAGGTCATCTG GTTGTTATGTCTTGTGTAGACGGTAGCCCAGCTGCTCGTGCTGGTATTCATGAGGGAGATGAGTTGGTTGAAATTAACG GTGAGAAGTTTAATGGTGTTGACACTGAAGCAGCAGTACAGAAGCTTAGAGGACGAGTTGGAACAACTGTTACAGTAAAAGTTCACAGT GGCAATGATTTGGGAAGTGATGCTAGTATAAGAGAG GTGAAATTACCTCGGGAGTTCATTAAGGTTTCCCCAATTTCAACTGCAACCATCCCTCATAGAACCCCCGATGGACATTTAACAAAGACGGGTTATGTGAAGCTGTCAGCCTTCTCTCAG ACTGCTGCAGCTGATATGGAAAATGCTATCAAGGAAATGAAGAGTCAGGGTGTACATTCATACATACTGGATTTGAGGAACAATCCG GGGGGACTGGTGAAAGCTGGACTTGATGTTGCCCAAATTTGGCTAGACGGGGATGAAACTCTAGTCAACACTGTTGATCGGGAAGGGAACTTGTTACCAATTAATATGGTAGATGGGCATGCTATCACACATGATCCACTTGTTGTGCTT GTCAATGAGGGCAGCGCAAGTGCAAGTGAAATCTTGGCAGGGGCACTGCATGACAATCGTCGAGCTACTCTTGTGGGTCACAGAACCTTTGGGAAAGGAAAAATTCAG AGTGTCACAGAGCTACATGATGGATCGGCCTTATTTGTCACGGTGGCAAAGTATTTATCGCCAGCGCTTCATGACATAGACCAGGTTGGCATAGCTCCTGATGTGCAATGCACAACTGAAATGCTCAATTCTCCAAAGGATTCAATGTTGAAGGAGCAGAAGAGCTCAGTCTCGTCTCTAGAAGCAGATTCCTGTGTTTTGGTAGCAGAACATGAATTGGACATTCAAGAGTCCAAAGGCACTGCTTCTTGA